In Phyllopteryx taeniolatus isolate TA_2022b chromosome 8, UOR_Ptae_1.2, whole genome shotgun sequence, one genomic interval encodes:
- the jam3a gene encoding junctional adhesion molecule 3B isoform X2, producing the protein MSVAMARSGRTTSALCAPSLWLVVCAFMFHIPSSLAVILRTTDKIVWANEFEPVELTCLIESISTNNPRIEWKKIRNGIPSYVYFQKKIAGDLENRAQLREPANIVIFNATRADTAEYRCEVAAIDDQRDFDEILISLAVRVKPVVPRCSVPEAVTVGTSSELRCLENEGFPAPIYRWFHNNEELPQDPKNTPKFINATYTINTDTGSLKFRRVRKEDAGEYYCQAMNDAGHAQCPSQWMEVYDVNVLNIVLKSVGGVLAVISVMGCIWHCVPRVFSTKKGHNENEFTWPAQNDGVDYGDADEGHFRHKSSFII; encoded by the exons TCCACATCCCATCATCGCTCGCAGTAATCCTCCGGACCACGGACAAGATCGTGTGGGCAAATGAGTTTGAGC CCGTCGAGCTGACCTGCTTAATAGAGTCCATCTCCACCAACAACCCAAGGATTGAGTGGAAGAAGATTAGGAATGGCATCCCGAGCTACGTGTACTTTCAAAAGAAGATAGCAG GCGACTTGGAGAACAGGGCGCAGCTCAGAGAGCCGGCAAACATTGTGATCTTCAATGCCACCCGCGCAGACACGGCCGAGTACCGCTGCGAGGTGGCCGCCATCGACGATCAGAGGGATTTTGATGAGATTCTCATTAGTCTTGCAGTGAGAG TGAAACCCGTGGTGCCCCGATGCAGCGTGCCCGAGGCGGTCACGGTGGGCACATCGTCCGAGCTCCGGTGTCTGGAGAACGAGGGTTTCCCGGCACCCATCTACCGCTGGTTCCACAACAACGAGGAGCTTCCCCAGGACCCCAAGAACACGCCCAAGTTTATCAACGCCACATACACCATTAACACGGACACCGGAAGCCTG AAATTCCGCAGGGTGAGGAAGGAAGACGCGGGGGAGTACTATTGCCAAGCCATGAATGACGCAGGTCACGCCCAGTGTCCCTCCCAGTGGATGGAAGTCT atgacGTCAATGTCCTCAACATTGTCCTCAAGTCTGTCGGCGGAGTGCTAGCGGTCATCTCTGTGATGGGTTGCATTTGGCATTGCGTTCCACGCGTCTTCTCCACCAAAAAAGGCCACAATGAAAACGA aTTCACTTGGCCGGCACAGAATGATGGAGTCGACTATGGCGATGCAGATGAG gGACATTTCCGCCACAAGTCGTCATTCATCATCTGA